The Methylomonas montana genome has a window encoding:
- a CDS encoding LysR family transcriptional regulator: MDKLTSMNVFVRVAKAGSFAGAAKDLDISRAMATKHIMQLESELNTRLFNRTTRSLSLTEAGEAYLERCQQVLLDVAEMESAITHLQTEPRGVLKILAPPVIGASHISPGLTEYLKNYPDLSVEMVLKGGQVDLVDEGVDLAIYLGQLNDTSLVARKLASSSLVVCASPEYLKKHGIPQDPEDLDDHSCLINWAIPPRNKWRFKGILGERTVTVTGRMQANMADPIRNAAVNGLGLIMLPRYIVGRDIEQGRLQVVMEQYGISPLEIYAVYPHRKYMSAKVRSFLEFIQAWLPHRIGMNP, from the coding sequence ATGGACAAATTAACCAGCATGAATGTTTTTGTCCGCGTCGCCAAGGCCGGCAGTTTTGCTGGCGCCGCCAAAGACTTGGATATCTCCAGGGCCATGGCCACCAAACACATCATGCAGCTGGAAAGCGAGCTGAATACACGTCTGTTTAATCGTACGACCCGCAGCTTAAGCTTGACCGAGGCCGGCGAAGCCTATCTGGAACGCTGTCAGCAAGTGCTGCTCGACGTCGCCGAGATGGAATCGGCGATCACCCACTTGCAGACGGAGCCACGCGGCGTGTTGAAGATATTGGCACCGCCGGTCATCGGCGCCAGCCATATTTCGCCGGGCCTGACCGAATATCTAAAAAACTACCCGGACCTGTCGGTGGAGATGGTACTGAAAGGCGGCCAAGTCGATTTGGTCGACGAGGGCGTCGATCTGGCTATTTACTTGGGACAACTCAACGATACCAGTCTGGTGGCTCGTAAGCTGGCTAGCTCGTCGCTGGTGGTCTGCGCCTCCCCCGAGTATCTAAAAAAACACGGCATCCCGCAGGATCCGGAAGATTTGGATGATCACAGCTGCCTGATCAACTGGGCCATTCCGCCGCGCAATAAATGGCGCTTCAAGGGCATCCTTGGCGAACGCACCGTCACTGTCACCGGACGGATGCAAGCCAATATGGCCGACCCGATCCGTAATGCTGCAGTGAATGGTTTGGGCTTAATCATGTTGCCGCGCTACATCGTCGGTCGCGATATAGAGCAAGGCCGCTTGCAAGTAGTGATGGAGCAATACGGCATCTCGCCGCTGGAAATTTATGCCGTTTACCCGCACCGTAAATACATGTCGGCCAAGGTACGTTCGTTTCTGGAGTTTATTCAGGCTTGGTTACCGCACCGGATCGGCATGAATCCATGA
- a CDS encoding class I SAM-dependent methyltransferase — MIDLQHKWDAVYSKADTPTTAAEVLARHQYLLPESGRALDLACGLGGNALFLANCGLQVDAWDISAAGLQILRQAAIDQGLHIATRQCHIGTETLTPQTYDVIVICRFLDRTLCNAIMAALKPGGLLFYQTFTRNKLDQQGPSNPDYLLAHNELLTLFSPLNLVFYQEYAKLGDVRFGNRNEACFIGQK, encoded by the coding sequence ATGATCGATCTGCAACACAAATGGGATGCCGTCTATAGTAAAGCCGATACACCTACCACAGCAGCCGAGGTGCTGGCTCGACACCAATACTTGCTGCCCGAATCAGGCAGGGCGCTGGATTTAGCCTGTGGCCTGGGCGGCAATGCGCTGTTTCTGGCCAACTGCGGTTTGCAAGTCGATGCGTGGGATATATCCGCAGCCGGCCTACAAATACTACGCCAAGCGGCCATTGATCAAGGCCTTCATATCGCTACCCGCCAATGTCATATCGGCACCGAAACGCTAACCCCACAGACTTACGATGTGATTGTCATCTGTCGTTTTCTTGACCGAACCCTGTGTAATGCGATAATGGCAGCCTTGAAACCGGGCGGCCTGCTGTTTTATCAAACATTTACCCGCAACAAACTTGACCAACAAGGCCCCAGCAATCCCGACTACTTATTGGCACACAACGAATTGTTAACGCTGTTCAGTCCATTAAACCTGGTTTTTTACCAGGAATACGCAAAACTCGGCGATGTGCGGTTCGGCAATAGAAACGAAGCCTGTTTTATAGGGCAAAAATGA
- a CDS encoding rhodanese-like domain-containing protein, with the protein MIENLDPKQSWAVLENNPAAVLIDVRTAIEHSFVGHPPRAIHVAWKEFPGMQLNNGFVNQVQQHAPDKSAPVLLLCRSGQRSVDAAKALEAAGYQHPINILEGFEGPLDDNKHRGNLGGWRFHGLPWQQS; encoded by the coding sequence ATGATAGAAAATCTCGACCCTAAACAATCCTGGGCTGTATTGGAAAATAATCCGGCCGCGGTACTCATCGATGTCCGGACAGCCATCGAACATAGCTTTGTCGGCCACCCGCCGCGAGCGATTCATGTCGCCTGGAAAGAATTTCCCGGTATGCAGTTGAACAATGGCTTTGTAAACCAAGTGCAACAACATGCCCCGGATAAATCCGCGCCGGTTTTATTGTTGTGCCGCAGCGGACAACGCTCTGTAGACGCCGCCAAAGCACTGGAAGCCGCCGGCTATCAACACCCGATCAACATCCTGGAAGGCTTTGAAGGTCCGCTGGATGACAATAAACACCGCGGCAATCTCGGAGGCTGGCGTTTCCACGGTTTACCTTGGCAACAAAGTTAA
- the typA gene encoding translational GTPase TypA, with protein MIEKLRNIAIIAHVDHGKTTLVDQLLQQSGTFDAHTKVDERVMDSNALEKERGITILAKNTAIDWNGYHINIVDTPGHADFGGEVERVLSMVDSVLLLVDAVDGPMPQTRFVTKKAFALGLKPIVVINKVDRPGARPDWVVDQTFDLFDNLGATDEQLDFPIVYASALNGFAGLEADVSGGDMTPLFQTIVDKVAPPPVEVDAPFQMQVISLDYNSYVGVIGIGRIQHGKVTRNMSLTIVDNEGKTRNGRMLKLYGFHGLDRIEVETAQAGDIIAFCGIENLKISETLCDPNNVVALPPLSVDEPTVSMTFQVNNSPFAGREGKFITTRQIYDRLQKELQHNVALRVETTDDPDKFKVSGRGELHLSVLIENMRREGFELGVSRPQVIIKEIDGVKSEPYENVTIEVEEQHQGTIMEKLGDRKGDLKDMVPDGKGRIRLEYIVPSRGLLGFQTEFLTATSGSGLFYHVFDHYGPVKEGAVGNRVRGVLISMAKGKAVDYSLYPLQARGELLVVNGDEIYEGQLVGIHSRGNDLVVNPTKPKPLTNIRAAGTDDSLTCAKIQKMTLEQALEFISDDELVEVTPKSIRLRKILLTENERKRASNASK; from the coding sequence GTGATAGAAAAACTCAGAAACATCGCGATCATCGCCCACGTCGACCACGGCAAAACCACCCTCGTCGACCAGTTATTGCAACAATCCGGCACCTTCGACGCTCATACCAAAGTCGACGAACGGGTGATGGACTCCAACGCGCTGGAAAAAGAACGCGGCATCACCATTCTGGCTAAAAACACCGCGATCGACTGGAACGGCTATCACATCAACATCGTCGACACCCCTGGCCACGCCGACTTCGGTGGCGAAGTGGAGCGGGTGTTATCGATGGTGGATTCGGTTTTGCTGCTGGTCGACGCCGTCGACGGCCCTATGCCGCAAACCCGCTTCGTCACTAAAAAAGCCTTTGCCTTGGGCCTGAAACCTATCGTGGTGATCAACAAGGTTGACCGTCCTGGCGCCCGTCCTGATTGGGTGGTCGATCAAACCTTCGATTTGTTCGATAACTTAGGCGCAACGGATGAACAATTGGATTTCCCGATCGTTTATGCCTCGGCGTTAAACGGTTTTGCCGGCTTGGAAGCCGACGTATCCGGCGGCGATATGACACCGCTGTTTCAAACCATCGTCGATAAAGTGGCACCGCCGCCGGTTGAAGTTGATGCGCCCTTCCAAATGCAGGTCATCAGTTTGGACTATAACTCTTACGTCGGGGTTATCGGTATCGGTCGCATTCAGCATGGCAAAGTGACACGTAATATGTCGCTGACCATCGTCGATAACGAAGGTAAAACCCGCAATGGCCGCATGTTGAAACTTTACGGTTTCCATGGCTTGGACCGTATTGAAGTTGAAACTGCGCAAGCGGGCGACATTATTGCTTTCTGCGGTATTGAAAATCTAAAAATCTCGGAAACTTTATGCGACCCGAATAATGTAGTTGCCTTACCGCCTTTATCGGTCGACGAGCCAACCGTGAGTATGACCTTCCAAGTCAATAATTCACCGTTTGCGGGTAGAGAAGGTAAATTCATTACCACGCGCCAAATCTATGATCGTTTACAAAAAGAATTACAACACAATGTCGCGCTACGTGTTGAAACCACGGATGATCCGGATAAATTTAAAGTATCAGGCCGTGGCGAATTGCATTTATCGGTCTTGATCGAAAATATGCGCCGCGAAGGTTTCGAGCTGGGCGTATCGCGTCCCCAAGTGATTATCAAGGAAATCGATGGCGTTAAATCGGAACCCTATGAAAATGTCACGATTGAAGTGGAAGAGCAGCATCAAGGCACTATCATGGAAAAATTAGGTGATCGAAAAGGTGATCTAAAAGACATGGTGCCGGATGGTAAAGGTCGTATCCGTCTGGAATATATTGTGCCTTCCCGCGGCTTGCTCGGATTCCAAACCGAGTTCTTAACAGCCACTTCAGGGTCGGGTTTGTTCTATCACGTATTCGACCATTACGGCCCGGTGAAAGAAGGTGCCGTGGGTAATCGAGTTCGCGGCGTTTTGATCTCTATGGCTAAAGGTAAAGCGGTCGATTACTCTTTATACCCTCTGCAGGCTCGCGGTGAGCTATTAGTGGTGAATGGCGATGAAATCTATGAAGGCCAATTGGTTGGCATCCATTCGCGTGGTAATGATTTAGTGGTTAACCCAACTAAACCCAAGCCATTGACCAATATTCGTGCCGCTGGCACCGACGATAGTTTGACTTGCGCCAAAATTCAAAAAATGACTTTAGAGCAAGCGCTGGAGTTTATCAGCGACGATGAATTAGTCGAAGTAACCCCTAAATCGATTCGTCTACGTAAAATCCTGTTGACTGAAAACGAACGTAAACGCGCGTCGAACGCATCAAAATAG
- a CDS encoding sulfite exporter TauE/SafE family protein, whose translation MNLMYTASGFAVGMLVGVTGVGGGSLMTPLLVFLFGFKPAVAVGTDLLYASITKTAGVFVHHGKHGSVDWKIVCWLALGSLPFAGLTLYVLKNLMAVGTEVTGTITFTLGVALLLTAFALLVRSILLRRAAKTPVIDDDHSTQENSGRFSPRWEKVATVMTGAVLGVLVTLSSVGAGALGTVALLFLYPRMTTLKVVGTDLAHAIPLTAVAGLGHLSLGNFDLDLLISLLLGSVPGIWVGSHFSAKIPEYVLRPVLATLLLVIGLKFVTQ comes from the coding sequence ATGAATTTAATGTATACGGCATCCGGTTTTGCCGTGGGTATGCTGGTGGGTGTCACTGGCGTGGGCGGTGGTTCCTTGATGACGCCGTTGTTGGTGTTTTTATTCGGTTTTAAACCGGCGGTCGCGGTCGGTACCGATTTGCTGTACGCCTCCATCACTAAAACCGCAGGCGTGTTTGTCCATCACGGCAAGCACGGTTCGGTGGACTGGAAAATCGTCTGCTGGTTGGCCTTGGGTAGCCTGCCCTTTGCCGGTCTCACGCTATATGTGTTGAAAAATCTGATGGCGGTTGGCACGGAAGTGACTGGCACGATTACGTTTACTTTGGGTGTGGCACTGTTGTTGACGGCTTTTGCGCTACTGGTACGCAGCATCCTGTTGCGCAGGGCGGCCAAGACGCCGGTCATTGACGATGATCATAGTACCCAGGAAAACAGCGGCCGCTTCTCGCCACGTTGGGAAAAAGTGGCAACCGTGATGACTGGCGCAGTGTTGGGCGTGTTGGTGACATTGTCCTCGGTCGGTGCCGGGGCCTTGGGTACGGTAGCTTTGCTGTTCCTGTATCCCAGAATGACGACGTTGAAAGTGGTCGGTACCGATTTAGCGCATGCCATTCCGCTGACGGCGGTGGCCGGCTTGGGCCATTTGAGTCTAGGCAATTTCGATTTGGATTTATTGATCAGTTTGTTGCTGGGCTCGGTGCCGGGGATTTGGGTAGGTAGTCATTTTAGCGCCAAGATTCCGGAATATGTGCTGCGTCCGGTATTGGCGACTTTGTTGCTGGTGATAGGCTTGAAGTTTGTGACGCAATAA
- a CDS encoding efflux RND transporter permease subunit, which translates to MRQRFNLSEWSLRHPALVLYMMLTLTLIGMAAYTRLGQSEDPPFTFKLMIIRTGWPGASALEVEQQVTDKLEKKLQEVPWLDNLRSYSRPGESMIFLLAKDSTPAEQVPDIFYQVRKKVGDIRHTLPDSVDGPTFNDEFGDVYGNLYALTGDGYDYAELKRHAETARAELLRVTDVAKVDFFGEQKQRIYIDLSNAKLATLGIDTASLLHTLRAQNLVTGSGSFDSTDERIRMAISGRYDRLEQLRDLRLRANNNEFRLGDVAKVSRGFEDPPKDRVRYKGREALLIGVAMRDGGDIIKLGRDLDVSVAAIQAQLPIGLELHRVSSQPKAVQRSINEFVKSLTEAVVIVLGVSLLSLGLRTGIVVAITIPVVLATTFWLMYLFGVGLHKISLGALILALGLLVDDAIIAVEMMASKMEQGWERARAAAFAYTSTAMPMLSGTLVTAAGFLPIATAQSTTGEYTRSIFQVVVIALLVSWFAAVVFVPYLGYRLLPDLTQDRHRPSAWARFWARLLRQAQPTHDKSHGHDLYQTPFYKRFRALVAYCVMHRWLVIFLTIAMFAAAIFGFKFVQQQFFPDSTRPELIVDLRLAEGSSYAATETDVKKFESWLDQQSGIDNYVAYVGNGSPRFYLPLDQQMPQRSFAQFVILTDGAEEREQLRRKLIALFEHDFPSLRGSVLRLENGPPVGFPVQFRVSGPDLLTLRTLARQVAEVMRSNPELSNVQLDWEEPVKVVRINVDQSKARLLGIGSDDIANLVNGAFQGLYVTEFREGIERIDLLVRGAETERKHLSRLQNLMIPTISGRSVPLSQVAELDYGFEEGVIWRRNRIPTVTVRANLYGTVQAPMVSAQVEEKLADIKRQLPAGYRLETGGAVEESAKGGSSVAAGMPLFLFSVLTVLMIQLQSFSRVALVLLTAPLGMIGVTLFLLIFHQPFGFVAMLGTIALSGMIMRNSVILVDQIDQDKQAGRSDFDAIVDSTVRRFRPIVLTAAAAILAMIPLTKSAFFGPMAVAIMGGLTVATALTLLFLPALYAAWFRVSA; encoded by the coding sequence ATGAGACAACGCTTCAATCTGTCCGAGTGGTCCTTGCGCCACCCGGCATTGGTTTTGTATATGATGCTGACGCTGACGCTGATCGGCATGGCGGCGTACACCCGCTTGGGTCAATCGGAAGATCCGCCGTTTACCTTTAAACTGATGATCATCCGCACAGGCTGGCCGGGCGCCAGCGCGTTGGAAGTGGAGCAACAAGTCACCGATAAACTGGAGAAAAAGCTGCAGGAAGTGCCGTGGTTGGATAATTTACGCAGTTATTCTCGTCCCGGCGAATCCATGATTTTCCTTCTGGCCAAGGATTCCACACCGGCCGAGCAAGTGCCGGATATTTTTTATCAAGTCAGGAAGAAAGTCGGCGATATTCGCCATACCCTTCCGGATAGCGTCGATGGTCCGACATTTAACGACGAATTCGGCGATGTTTACGGCAATCTCTATGCCTTGACTGGCGACGGTTACGATTATGCCGAGTTGAAACGTCATGCCGAAACCGCCCGCGCCGAGTTGTTGAGGGTGACGGATGTCGCCAAGGTCGATTTTTTCGGCGAGCAGAAACAACGCATTTATATCGATTTATCCAACGCCAAGTTGGCAACCTTGGGGATCGATACCGCGAGTTTGCTGCATACCTTGCGAGCGCAAAATTTGGTGACCGGCAGCGGTAGTTTTGACTCGACGGATGAACGTATTCGAATGGCCATCAGCGGCCGCTACGACAGACTGGAACAACTGCGCGATTTGCGTTTGCGCGCTAATAACAATGAATTCCGGCTCGGTGACGTCGCCAAAGTCAGTCGGGGCTTTGAAGATCCGCCTAAGGACAGAGTGCGTTACAAAGGGCGGGAAGCGTTGCTGATCGGCGTAGCGATGCGCGACGGTGGCGATATCATCAAATTGGGCCGCGATCTGGATGTCTCGGTCGCGGCGATTCAAGCACAATTGCCCATAGGCTTGGAACTGCACCGCGTATCGTCACAGCCGAAAGCTGTGCAACGTTCGATCAATGAGTTCGTTAAATCATTGACCGAAGCGGTGGTCATCGTATTGGGTGTTAGTCTGTTGTCCTTGGGCTTACGCACCGGCATCGTGGTGGCGATCACGATTCCGGTGGTATTGGCCACCACTTTTTGGCTGATGTATTTGTTCGGCGTCGGTTTACACAAGATTTCCCTCGGTGCATTGATATTGGCGCTCGGTTTGCTTGTCGACGATGCCATCATCGCCGTGGAAATGATGGCGTCCAAAATGGAGCAAGGTTGGGAGCGCGCACGCGCCGCCGCATTTGCCTATACCTCGACCGCGATGCCGATGTTGAGCGGCACACTGGTAACCGCGGCCGGATTCTTGCCAATTGCCACCGCTCAGTCGACGACTGGCGAATATACCCGTTCGATTTTTCAGGTCGTCGTCATCGCCTTGTTGGTATCTTGGTTCGCGGCCGTGGTATTTGTGCCTTATCTGGGTTATCGCTTGTTGCCGGACTTGACTCAGGATCGGCACCGGCCATCGGCTTGGGCACGATTTTGGGCACGGTTATTGAGGCAAGCTCAGCCCACGCACGACAAAAGTCATGGACACGACCTGTATCAAACGCCGTTCTACAAGCGCTTTCGGGCTTTGGTGGCTTATTGCGTGATGCATCGCTGGCTGGTGATTTTTTTGACGATAGCGATGTTCGCGGCTGCCATTTTTGGATTTAAATTTGTCCAGCAGCAGTTTTTTCCGGATTCCACCCGCCCGGAATTGATCGTTGATCTGCGTTTGGCGGAAGGCTCGTCTTATGCCGCTACCGAAACCGACGTAAAAAAATTCGAGTCCTGGTTGGACCAGCAAAGTGGCATCGATAATTACGTGGCCTATGTCGGCAACGGCAGTCCGCGTTTCTATCTACCGTTGGATCAGCAAATGCCGCAACGGAGTTTTGCCCAGTTTGTGATCCTGACCGATGGCGCCGAGGAGCGAGAACAACTGCGTCGCAAGCTGATTGCCCTATTCGAACACGATTTTCCAAGTCTGCGTGGTAGCGTGTTGCGTTTGGAAAACGGCCCTCCGGTCGGCTTTCCGGTGCAATTTAGAGTATCCGGCCCGGATTTGTTGACCTTGCGCACGCTTGCCAGGCAAGTGGCCGAGGTGATGCGGTCTAATCCCGAGCTTTCCAATGTGCAACTGGATTGGGAAGAGCCGGTGAAAGTAGTGCGGATCAATGTCGATCAATCCAAGGCTCGCCTATTGGGAATCGGTTCCGACGATATTGCCAATCTGGTTAATGGCGCTTTTCAAGGACTGTATGTCACCGAATTTCGCGAAGGCATAGAGCGCATCGATTTGCTGGTGCGCGGTGCCGAGACCGAACGCAAGCATCTGTCCCGTTTGCAGAATCTGATGATACCCACTATATCCGGCCGCAGCGTGCCCTTGTCGCAAGTCGCCGAATTGGATTACGGTTTCGAAGAAGGCGTGATTTGGCGGCGCAACCGGATTCCGACCGTCACGGTGCGGGCTAATCTGTACGGCACTGTGCAGGCGCCGATGGTCTCGGCCCAGGTCGAGGAAAAGTTAGCCGACATCAAGCGTCAATTGCCGGCCGGTTATCGCCTGGAAACCGGTGGCGCGGTCGAGGAATCGGCCAAGGGTGGCAGTTCGGTGGCGGCCGGCATGCCTTTGTTTTTGTTTAGTGTGTTGACGGTGTTGATGATCCAGCTGCAGAGTTTTTCGCGGGTGGCCTTGGTGCTGTTGACCGCGCCGCTGGGCATGATAGGCGTTACGCTGTTTCTGCTGATTTTCCATCAACCCTTCGGCTTCGTGGCGATGCTGGGCACTATTGCGCTGTCGGGGATGATCATGCGTAACTCGGTGATTCTGGTCGATCAGATCGATCAAGACAAACAGGCCGGGCGTTCGGATTTCGATGCCATCGTCGATTCCACCGTGCGTCGGTTTCGGCCCATTGTGTTGACGGCGGCGGCGGCGATACTGGCGATGATACCGCTGACCAAAAGTGCATTCTTCGGGCCGATGGCGGTCGCGATCATGGGCGGATTGACGGTGGCCACCGCACTGACGCTGCTGTTTTTGCCGGCTTTGTATGCCGCGTGGTTCAGAGTGTCGGCGTAA
- a CDS encoding efflux RND transporter periplasmic adaptor subunit, translating to MRVLLPLLMLLLIACDKSAPIPPTPRPALVITVGQRTVAAPTILVGEVRSRYESAQGFRIDGKIIERKVDVGAKVSKGQLLAKLDSMDTGLSTQAAQAEVRVAEADLALAEAELNRYRQLNVRKFISDQALDIQEAKFKAATAKVKQLSTQAAVTGNQSSYTQLLAERDGVVTEIRAEPGQVVKAGEVIVRIAVPNSKEVVIAVPESRMAGIAVGVPAEVRLWANFNTVYQAKVREVAPAADSITRTFQVRVAVTEADSAVRLGMTAGVRFYHQDSNDLLLPNTAVTQRDGQSVVWVVKPDTGEVQPRAVRTGVFREDGVTISDGLHDGEQVVVAGVQTLVPGQVVRATETRSQP from the coding sequence ATGAGAGTTTTGTTGCCGTTGTTGATGTTGTTATTGATAGCTTGCGATAAGTCCGCACCGATTCCGCCGACACCGCGCCCGGCGTTGGTGATCACGGTGGGTCAACGCACTGTGGCCGCGCCCACCATATTGGTCGGTGAAGTGCGTTCTCGCTATGAAAGTGCGCAAGGTTTTCGAATCGACGGCAAAATCATTGAGCGGAAGGTCGACGTCGGGGCGAAAGTCAGCAAAGGCCAGCTGTTGGCCAAGTTGGACAGCATGGATACCGGTTTATCCACACAGGCGGCTCAGGCTGAAGTGCGTGTTGCCGAAGCCGATCTGGCCTTGGCAGAAGCCGAGCTGAATAGATACCGTCAACTCAATGTCCGTAAATTCATCTCCGATCAAGCTTTGGATATTCAGGAAGCAAAGTTCAAGGCGGCGACGGCCAAGGTAAAGCAACTGAGCACGCAAGCAGCCGTGACCGGCAATCAATCGAGCTATACCCAGTTATTGGCGGAGCGCGATGGCGTCGTCACTGAAATTCGTGCCGAACCTGGTCAGGTAGTTAAGGCTGGCGAGGTCATCGTGCGCATCGCGGTGCCGAACAGCAAGGAAGTGGTGATTGCGGTGCCGGAGTCGCGGATGGCCGGTATTGCGGTAGGTGTGCCTGCCGAGGTGCGCTTATGGGCCAATTTCAATACCGTTTACCAAGCCAAGGTGCGGGAAGTGGCGCCGGCAGCCGATAGCATCACCCGTACTTTTCAAGTGCGGGTAGCCGTGACGGAAGCCGATAGCGCGGTGCGCTTGGGGATGACCGCCGGTGTGCGTTTTTACCATCAAGACAGCAATGATTTACTGTTGCCGAATACAGCCGTCACGCAACGAGACGGCCAATCTGTGGTTTGGGTGGTCAAGCCCGATACGGGCGAGGTTCAGCCCAGAGCGGTAAGAACCGGTGTTTTCCGTGAAGACGGTGTGACGATTAGCGACGGTCTGCACGATGGTGAGCAAGTGGTGGTAGCCGGTGTGCAGACGTTGGTACCGGGTCAAGTGGTGCGGGCCACCGAGACGCGGAGCCAGCCATGA
- a CDS encoding DNA recombination protein RmuC, giving the protein METGIWMVLVAIPFAALLGYAVCAWLSGKRQLDLKSQLEQQQQQLQQQAVKLAVAEERVLLLAQKESELQALQQQLLDLKTENADLNARQQEQHKSNAEKIRLLQDAENQLKTQFENLAHKIFEERGKQFAEHNKVSIETLVAPLKEQLGEFKNRVESVYDNETKDRISLREEIVSLRRDTAKMNQEALNLTRALKGDHKTQGNWGEMILEKVLEQSGLRKGIEYETQGAFRDEDNRLFKPDVIVRLPENKDVIIDSKVSLVAYERYCSADNDSERIEALKQHTEAVRNHIKGLSNKDYSSLKGLRSLDFVLLFMPIEAAFMAAFQADEKLFNDAFEHKIVVVTPTTLLATLRTVQNIWRYEQQNENARLIADKAGSLYDKIRGFVEDIEKLGNQLNTVHKTYDSIVNKLSTGSGNLLRQASAFEELGVKVKKKLPKSLTEQMQSED; this is encoded by the coding sequence ATGGAAACAGGGATATGGATGGTGCTGGTGGCTATACCTTTTGCGGCTCTGCTTGGCTACGCGGTTTGCGCTTGGCTGAGCGGTAAGCGGCAACTGGACTTGAAAAGCCAGTTGGAGCAGCAACAACAGCAACTCCAACAGCAGGCCGTCAAATTGGCGGTGGCCGAGGAGAGGGTTTTGCTGTTGGCGCAAAAAGAATCCGAGTTGCAAGCCTTGCAACAACAACTGCTCGACTTAAAAACCGAAAACGCCGATCTCAATGCCCGCCAGCAGGAACAGCATAAGAGCAACGCGGAGAAAATCCGCTTGTTACAAGACGCGGAAAATCAGCTAAAAACCCAGTTCGAGAATCTGGCCCACAAGATATTTGAAGAACGCGGTAAGCAGTTTGCCGAACACAACAAAGTCAGCATCGAAACTTTGGTCGCGCCGCTTAAGGAGCAACTCGGCGAATTCAAAAACCGCGTCGAAAGCGTCTACGACAACGAAACCAAGGACAGGATTTCTCTGCGCGAGGAAATTGTTTCGTTGCGCCGCGATACCGCCAAGATGAATCAGGAAGCCTTGAACCTGACCCGAGCGTTGAAAGGCGACCACAAGACCCAAGGCAACTGGGGCGAAATGATTCTGGAAAAGGTGCTGGAACAATCCGGTTTGCGCAAAGGCATAGAATATGAAACCCAAGGTGCATTTCGTGACGAAGACAATCGCCTGTTCAAGCCTGATGTGATCGTTCGCTTGCCGGAAAACAAGGATGTGATCATCGATTCCAAAGTCTCGCTAGTCGCTTACGAGCGCTATTGCTCGGCAGACAACGACAGCGAACGCATCGAAGCCTTGAAACAGCACACCGAAGCGGTTAGAAACCATATCAAAGGTCTAAGCAACAAGGATTATTCCAGCCTGAAAGGCCTGCGCTCCTTGGATTTCGTGTTGCTGTTCATGCCGATCGAAGCCGCCTTTATGGCCGCATTTCAGGCCGACGAAAAACTGTTCAACGATGCTTTCGAGCATAAAATCGTCGTCGTCACCCCAACCACTTTGCTGGCAACCTTGCGCACCGTGCAAAACATCTGGCGTTACGAACAGCAAAACGAGAACGCCAGACTGATTGCCGATAAGGCCGGCAGTTTGTACGACAAAATCAGAGGGTTTGTAGAAGACATAGAAAAACTCGGCAATCAGCTTAATACCGTCCACAAAACTTACGACAGCATCGTCAACAAACTCAGCACCGGTAGCGGAAACCTGCTGCGCCAAGCCAGCGCTTTTGAAGAGTTAGGCGTTAAAGTCAAAAAGAAGCTGCCGAAGAGCCTTACCGAACAAATGCAATCGGAGGATTAG
- a CDS encoding L,D-transpeptidase family protein, whose product MPDKWVFNDFGPVAVRYFKDLNGNKKMDGGEVLSGEMIHTTPDNEAQFANGDPVVLVPSHGCIHIRPQDRNVMEGMGLFKNGIVFKVHSYKELLK is encoded by the coding sequence GTGCCCGATAAATGGGTGTTTAACGACTTTGGCCCCGTCGCGGTCAGATATTTCAAGGATTTAAACGGCAATAAGAAGATGGATGGCGGAGAAGTCCTTTCTGGTGAGATGATCCATACGACTCCGGATAACGAAGCGCAATTTGCAAACGGCGATCCAGTGGTTTTGGTTCCTTCGCATGGCTGTATCCATATCCGGCCGCAGGATAGGAATGTTATGGAGGGCATGGGTTTGTTTAAGAACGGAATAGTGTTTAAGGTCCATTCCTACAAAGAATTATTGAAATAA